The Bradysia coprophila strain Holo2 chromosome IV unlocalized genomic scaffold, BU_Bcop_v1 contig_81, whole genome shotgun sequence genome has a window encoding:
- the LOC119072159 gene encoding protein aubergine-like isoform X2 produces the protein MRGRGRTQGAPPTPETQPRTGVGRGRGLPNTPLAPAPSQSTQQPSEAVGESADRGRPVQPEFQQQQPQFQQPLQPTESRGYSGGNGGNGAAKRDRGSVRGRTFITDIIRTKPQNVQSKKGTSGQPVTLLTNYFRLLKQPDWQLYQYRVDFSPPVELRGLRNRLIFEQKAVLGGYLFDGTLLFLSVKLPEETTQFMSSDRDGHLIQTTVKFTNRVDMTTAISVQILNLILRRSMEALKLQLVGRNFFDAIAKIDIPQHQLQLWPGYLTSIRQHESDIMLCAEITNKVMRTETLYDILQNCVQNERTNYKDPFKNVVLGMTVLTAYNNKTYCIDDVDFDKSPSDTFATREGDITFMQYYRDKYQLTIRDPGQPLLISKLKERDLRGGQTENILLIPELCRATGLTDNMRSDHRLMSAVAIYTRLAPKARVERLNAFNQRLQNTTESVNNFKEWNFVLDKDMVQVNGRQLPNEKILFGGNKMAVTNQEADWSREFRNISMYTAMHLKKWVVIVPQRKRREAEDFIGILQKAGVGMRYEIAKPTIKLGGAPWMVEIPKAGLMVVGYDVCHDAKDKSKSYGAIVATMDMKVSQNYFSAVTAHTNGEELSNQLLLNMVKALNCFKGQHNALPDRIVFYRDGVGEGQTNYVLEHEVKNMLERLNDIYANAGAQLKFHFVVVSKRINTRFFRGAVNPNPGTVVDDVVTLPERYDFFLNSQFVRNGTVSPTNYNVIYETPTSALTPDQMQRLSYKMTHLYYNWSGTLAIPAVCQYAHKLAFLVGNFIHQTPSHLLEKQLYFL, from the exons ATGAGAGGACGTGGACGAACTCAAGGAGCACCACCAACACCTGAAACGCAGCCTCGTACTGGTGTTGGTCGAGGTCGTGGATTGCCGAATACACCATTGGCTCCTGCACCG TCCCAATCGACTCAGCAACCTTCGGAAGCTGTTGGGGAATCAGCCGATAGAGGCAGACCAGTGCAACCAGAATTTCAGCAACAACAGCCGCAGTTTCAGCAACCGCTGCAACCAACTGAATCAC GTGGATACAGCGGTGGAAACGGTGGAAATGGTGCCGCAAAGAGGGATCGTGGATCTGTTCGAGGACGAACTTTCATAACGGACATAATCAGAACAAAGCCCCAAAACGTTCAGTCGAAAAAAGGCACATCCGGTCAACCAGTCACTTTACTGACGAACTATTTTCGCCTGTTGAAGCAGCCCGACTGGCAGCTATACCAATACCGTGTGGACTTCAGTCCTCCGGTTGAGTTGCGAGGACTGCGAAATCGGTTGATCTTCGAGCAAAAAGCAGTGCTTGGAGGGTATTTGTTCGACGGAACGTTGTTGTTCCTTTCGGTAAAACTGCCAGAAGAGACGACCCAATTTATGTCCAGCGATCGAGATGGACATCTCATTCAGACGACGGTCAAATTTACCAATCGAGTGGACATGACCACTGCCATTTCGGTgcaaatattgaatttgataTTGCGGCGTAGCATGGAAGCGTTGAAGCTCCAATTGGTTGGACGAAACTTCTTCGACGCAATTGCTAag ATTGATATACCTCAGCATCAGCTGCAACTGTGGCCGGGCTATCTGACTTCCATTCGCCAGCACGAAAGTGACATCATGCTGTGTGCCGAAATAACGAACAAAGTGATGCGTACTGAGACATTGTACGATATCCTGCAGAATTGCGTCCAGAATGAGCGAACGAACTACAAGGATCCGTTTAAAAATGTTGTTCTTGGTATGACGGTGCTGACGGCCTATAATAATAAGACTTATTGCATTGACGATGTGGATTTTGATAAGTCGCCGAGCGACACATTTGCGACACGCGAAGGGGATATAACCTTTATGCAGTACTACCGAGACAAGTACCAATTGACGATTCGAGATCCAG GTCAGCCGTTGCTCATTTCTAAGTTGAAAGAACGTGATCTTCGCGGTGGACAAACCgagaacattttattgatacCGGAATTATGCCGTGCTACAGGATTGACGGACAATATGCGAAGTGACCACCG ACTTATGTCGGCCGTAGCGATTTATACAAGACTAGCGCCGAAAGCACGTGTTGAGAGACTCAATGCGTTCAATCAGCGTCTTCAGAATACCACTGAAAGTGTGAACAACTTTAAGGAGTGGAATTTCGTTTTGGACAAGGATATGGTTCAGGTCAACGGTCGACAGTTGCCAAAtgagaaaattctttttggaGGCAACAAAAT GGCGGTAACTAACCAAGAAGCGGATTGGTCCCGTGAATTCCGAAACATTTCGATGTACACCGCTATGCATCTGAAAAAATGGGTGGTAATTGTGCCACAGCGTAAACGACGCGAAGCCGAAGACTTCATCGGAATTTTGCAGAAAGCGGGAGTTGGAATGCGATACGAAATTGCAAAACCAACGAT CAAGCTTGGCGGTGCACCATGGATGGTCGAAATACCAAAAGCTGGTCTAATGGTCGTCGGCTATGATGTGTGCCACGACGCCAAGGATAAGTCAAAATCATATGGGGCCATCGTAGCCACAATGGATATGAAAGTGTCGCAGAATTATTTCTCGGCCGTGACGGCCCACACAAATGGCGAGGAATTGAGTAATCAACTTCTTTTGAATATGGTCAAGGCGTTGAACTGCTTCAAAGGTCAGCACAACGCCTTACCGGATCGTATTGTTTTCTATCGCGATGGCGTTGGCGAGGGACAAACGAACTACGTGCTGGAACACGAAGTGAAAAACATGCTCGAAAGACTCAACGATATTTACGCGAACGCCGGGGCTCAGTTGAAGTTTCACTTTGTCGTCGTGTCGAAACGTATCAACACCAGATTCTTTAGAGGTGCCGTCAATCCGAATCCGGGCACAGTTGTTGATGATGTCGTTACACTGCCGGAAAG ATATGACTTCTTTTTGAACTCGCAATTTGTACGAAATGGCACCGTCTCTCCGACCAATTACAACGTTATCTACGAAACGCCGACAAGTGCTTTGACACCCGATCAAATGCAGAgactttcatacaaaatgaCTCATCTTTACTACAATTGGTCGG GTACGCTTGCCATACCCGCTGTTTGTCAATACGCTCACAAGCTGGCCTTCCTGGTGGGTAATTTTATCCATCAAACACCATCGCATCTGCTTGAGAAGCAGttgtattttctttaa
- the LOC119072159 gene encoding protein aubergine-like isoform X1: MRGRGRTQGAPPTPETQPRTGVGRGRGLPNTPLAPAPSQSTQQPSEAVGESADRGRPVQPEFQQQQPQFQQPLQPTESRGYSGGNGGNGAAKRDRGSVRGRTFITDIIRTKPQNVQSKKGTSGQPVTLLTNYFRLLKQPDWQLYQYRVDFSPPVELRGLRNRLIFEQKAVLGGYLFDGTLLFLSVKLPEETTQFMSSDRDGHLIQTTVKFTNRVDMTTAISVQILNLILRRSMEALKLQLVGRNFFDAIAKIDIPQHQLQLWPGYLTSIRQHESDIMLCAEITNKVMRTETLYDILQNCVQNERTNYKDPFKNVVLGMTVLTAYNNKTYCIDDVDFDKSPSDTFATREGDITFMQYYRDKYQLTIRDPGQPLLISKLKERDLRGGQTENILLIPELCRATGLTDNMRSDHRLMSAVAIYTRLAPKARVERLNAFNQRLQNTTESVNNFKEWNFVLDKDMVQVNGRQLPNEKILFGGNKMAVTNQEADWSREFRNISMYTAMHLKKWVVIVPQRKRREAEDFIGILQKAGVGMRYEIAKPTIIDIPDDRGQAYASALDQAFRDSPQLIMCIVLNNNADKYGLIKKKCCVERVIPSQVMVLKTITPKQGKDIGSLMSVGTKVVIQINSKLGGAPWMVEIPKAGLMVVGYDVCHDAKDKSKSYGAIVATMDMKVSQNYFSAVTAHTNGEELSNQLLLNMVKALNCFKGQHNALPDRIVFYRDGVGEGQTNYVLEHEVKNMLERLNDIYANAGAQLKFHFVVVSKRINTRFFRGAVNPNPGTVVDDVVTLPERYDFFLNSQFVRNGTVSPTNYNVIYETPTSALTPDQMQRLSYKMTHLYYNWSGTLAIPAVCQYAHKLAFLVGNFIHQTPSHLLEKQLYFL, translated from the exons ATGAGAGGACGTGGACGAACTCAAGGAGCACCACCAACACCTGAAACGCAGCCTCGTACTGGTGTTGGTCGAGGTCGTGGATTGCCGAATACACCATTGGCTCCTGCACCG TCCCAATCGACTCAGCAACCTTCGGAAGCTGTTGGGGAATCAGCCGATAGAGGCAGACCAGTGCAACCAGAATTTCAGCAACAACAGCCGCAGTTTCAGCAACCGCTGCAACCAACTGAATCAC GTGGATACAGCGGTGGAAACGGTGGAAATGGTGCCGCAAAGAGGGATCGTGGATCTGTTCGAGGACGAACTTTCATAACGGACATAATCAGAACAAAGCCCCAAAACGTTCAGTCGAAAAAAGGCACATCCGGTCAACCAGTCACTTTACTGACGAACTATTTTCGCCTGTTGAAGCAGCCCGACTGGCAGCTATACCAATACCGTGTGGACTTCAGTCCTCCGGTTGAGTTGCGAGGACTGCGAAATCGGTTGATCTTCGAGCAAAAAGCAGTGCTTGGAGGGTATTTGTTCGACGGAACGTTGTTGTTCCTTTCGGTAAAACTGCCAGAAGAGACGACCCAATTTATGTCCAGCGATCGAGATGGACATCTCATTCAGACGACGGTCAAATTTACCAATCGAGTGGACATGACCACTGCCATTTCGGTgcaaatattgaatttgataTTGCGGCGTAGCATGGAAGCGTTGAAGCTCCAATTGGTTGGACGAAACTTCTTCGACGCAATTGCTAag ATTGATATACCTCAGCATCAGCTGCAACTGTGGCCGGGCTATCTGACTTCCATTCGCCAGCACGAAAGTGACATCATGCTGTGTGCCGAAATAACGAACAAAGTGATGCGTACTGAGACATTGTACGATATCCTGCAGAATTGCGTCCAGAATGAGCGAACGAACTACAAGGATCCGTTTAAAAATGTTGTTCTTGGTATGACGGTGCTGACGGCCTATAATAATAAGACTTATTGCATTGACGATGTGGATTTTGATAAGTCGCCGAGCGACACATTTGCGACACGCGAAGGGGATATAACCTTTATGCAGTACTACCGAGACAAGTACCAATTGACGATTCGAGATCCAG GTCAGCCGTTGCTCATTTCTAAGTTGAAAGAACGTGATCTTCGCGGTGGACAAACCgagaacattttattgatacCGGAATTATGCCGTGCTACAGGATTGACGGACAATATGCGAAGTGACCACCG ACTTATGTCGGCCGTAGCGATTTATACAAGACTAGCGCCGAAAGCACGTGTTGAGAGACTCAATGCGTTCAATCAGCGTCTTCAGAATACCACTGAAAGTGTGAACAACTTTAAGGAGTGGAATTTCGTTTTGGACAAGGATATGGTTCAGGTCAACGGTCGACAGTTGCCAAAtgagaaaattctttttggaGGCAACAAAAT GGCGGTAACTAACCAAGAAGCGGATTGGTCCCGTGAATTCCGAAACATTTCGATGTACACCGCTATGCATCTGAAAAAATGGGTGGTAATTGTGCCACAGCGTAAACGACGCGAAGCCGAAGACTTCATCGGAATTTTGCAGAAAGCGGGAGTTGGAATGCGATACGAAATTGCAAAACCAACGAT TATCGACATTCCCGACGATCGTGGCCAGGCCTATGCCAGCGCGTTAGATCAAGCGTTCCGGGACTCGCCTCAGCTGATCATGTGCATCGTGCTGAACAACAATGCGGACAAGTATGGCCTaatcaaaaagaaatgttGTGTGGAACGTGTTATTCCGTCGCAAGTGATGGTTCTCAAAACGATCACGCCCAAACAGGGCAAAGATATTGGCTCATTGATGTCGGTCGGAACGAAAGTTGTTATTCAAATTAACAGCAAGCTTGGCGGTGCACCATGGATGGTCGAAATACCAAAAGCTGGTCTAATGGTCGTCGGCTATGATGTGTGCCACGACGCCAAGGATAAGTCAAAATCATATGGGGCCATCGTAGCCACAATGGATATGAAAGTGTCGCAGAATTATTTCTCGGCCGTGACGGCCCACACAAATGGCGAGGAATTGAGTAATCAACTTCTTTTGAATATGGTCAAGGCGTTGAACTGCTTCAAAGGTCAGCACAACGCCTTACCGGATCGTATTGTTTTCTATCGCGATGGCGTTGGCGAGGGACAAACGAACTACGTGCTGGAACACGAAGTGAAAAACATGCTCGAAAGACTCAACGATATTTACGCGAACGCCGGGGCTCAGTTGAAGTTTCACTTTGTCGTCGTGTCGAAACGTATCAACACCAGATTCTTTAGAGGTGCCGTCAATCCGAATCCGGGCACAGTTGTTGATGATGTCGTTACACTGCCGGAAAG ATATGACTTCTTTTTGAACTCGCAATTTGTACGAAATGGCACCGTCTCTCCGACCAATTACAACGTTATCTACGAAACGCCGACAAGTGCTTTGACACCCGATCAAATGCAGAgactttcatacaaaatgaCTCATCTTTACTACAATTGGTCGG GTACGCTTGCCATACCCGCTGTTTGTCAATACGCTCACAAGCTGGCCTTCCTGGTGGGTAATTTTATCCATCAAACACCATCGCATCTGCTTGAGAAGCAGttgtattttctttaa